In Hydra vulgaris chromosome 06, alternate assembly HydraT2T_AEP, a genomic segment contains:
- the LOC136081211 gene encoding uncharacterized protein LOC136081211 codes for MDINIIEYNPIKAKSYIPLDKNLATKKAIINVKNEDNQSFKWCIARALNPTDKNSERVDKELKNQAENIIWDKKEFPVSLNQITQFEKKNQYISVNVYAYENLEVHILHVSKNNDRKHLIDLLLISNGETNSYGSEESNHYCLIKNISRLLSSQTSNKHCKNHYCRNCLLGFNSEESLSNHKTYCETHDSVRIKLPPPNSTMQFTNHNKSMRVLSPVTFTASSETDDVAQIFVDSLQEDIKICDMIKFPKKMIFTLENKHDFNAAISCHVCGEKLGKDKVRDHCHITGKYRGAAHQSCNFNYKIPKFFPVLFHNLSGYDSHLIIKKLSGGKLSCIPNNEENLDALPKDLAKDQCKNIGKLHSGKNISIDFKKLDLLLRKGVYPYDWVDSINRFNETQLPPKESLFSKLNDEDISDDDYSHAQNLWNEFNCKTFRDYHDLYNVSDVLKLADVF; via the exons ATGGATATAAACATTATCGAGTATAATCCTATTAAAGCTAAATCATATATTCcacttgataaaaatttagcaactaaaaaagcaataataaatgtaaagaaTGAAGATAATCAATCTTTTAAGTGGTGTATCGCAAGGGCATTAAATCCAACagataaaaattctgaaagagTAGATAAAGAGCTTAAAAATCAAGCAGAAAATATAATCTGggataaaaaagaatttccaGTATCATTAAATCAAATTACACAATTTGAGAAGAAAAATCAATATATCAGTGTCAATGTATATGCTTATGAAAATTTAGAAGTTCATATTTTGCATGTATCAAAGAATAATGATCGCAAACATTTAATAGATTTACTATTAATCTCAAATGGTGAAACCAATTCTTATGGATCCGAAGAATCTAATCATtactgtttaataaaaaatataagcagattactttcatcacaaacatctaataaacattgtaaaaatcACTATTGTAGAAATTGTTTATTAGGGTTTAATTCTGAAGAATCATTATCTAATCATAAAACGTATTGTGAAACACATGATTCAGTACGTATCAAACTTCCACCACCAAATTCAACAATGCAATTTACTAATCACAATAAATCAATGAGAGTTCT cagTCCAGTCACATTTACTGCAAGTAGTGAAACAGATGATGTTgcacaaatttttgttgatagTTTACaagaagatataaaaatttgtgatatgattaaatttccaaaaaagatgatatttacTCTTGAAAACAAGCATGATTTTAATGCAGCAATATCATGTCACGTTTGTGGAGAAAAACTTGGAAAAGATAAAGTACGTGACcattgtcatattactggaaaatatagaggtgctgcTCATCAAAGTtgtaatttcaattataaaattccaaaattctttccagtactatttcacaatttatctggCTATGATTCTCacttaattataaagaaattatcaGGAGGAAAATTGAGTTGTATACCaaacaatgaagaaaa TTTAGATGCTTTACCAAAGGATTTAGCAAAAGACCAGtgtaaaaatattggaaaattaCATTCAGGTAAAAATATATccatagattttaaaaaactagattTGTTACTAAGAAAAGGTGTATACCCATATGATTGGGTTGATTCTATTAATAGATTTAATGAGACACAATTACCTCCAAAAGAATCActcttttcaaaattaaacgATGAAGATATAAGTGATGATGATTACTCACATGCACAAAATTTATGGAATGAATTTaattgcaaaacatttagaGATTATCATGACTTGTACAATGTTTCAGATGTGCTTAAACTAGCtgatgtcttttaa
- the LOC136081212 gene encoding uncharacterized protein LOC136081212, which translates to MTTSEVLNFTEMPIVDNGIEKFEFHEYEPINGQLVKADGAAYANTDVVALTNNGIMHLFSRITCELSNQDIEAVYYPAQGLNQLWYKDITTTAVLADNLGFALKQAYIIQKPTTKGTFSFCVPLRHIFGFCDDYDKVIYGLKHTISLVRQSDDDAIFKLAGVAAGKVNLNKISLFMLHVLPADAEKFKLYKQIESKVTLPVSFRARQCETIAVPQATSFSWRLSVKTSPENQRSIIVGFQTSKSGDQNGNPSIFDHCVLKNMYIMLNQERYPAVDYNLSFPNQQFSRAYREAAVFNEKFYVMNELITHCNIAPSDYKDLYPLMVFDVSKQIERLKSSTIDAQIKATFNSNVPANTQA; encoded by the exons taaattttacagaaaTGCCAATTGTAGATAATggaattgaaaaatttgaattcCATGAATATGAACCAATTAATG GACAACTTGTTAAAGCTGATGGAGCAGCTTATGCTAATACAGATGTAGTGGCGCTTACAAATAATggtattatgcatttatttagTCGAATAACATGCGAATTATCAAACCAAGATATAGAAGCTGTTTATTATCCAG cGCAAGGATTAAATCAATTGTGGTATAAAGATATTACAACAACAGCAGTACTTGCTGATAACTTAGGGTTTGCATTAAAACAAGCATACATAATTCAGAAACCAACTACAAAAGGAACATTTTCATTTTGCGTACCTTTAAGACACATTTTTGGATTCTGTGATGATTACGACAAAGTTATTTATGGGCTTAAACATACAATATCTCTTGTAAGACAAAGTGATGATGACGCAATTTTTAAGCTTGCTGGTGTAGCTGCAGGAAAAGttaatcttaataaaatatcattgtTTATGCTACATGTGCTACCAGCAGATGcagaaaagtttaaactttataaacaaatcGAATCAAAAGTGACTCTTCCAGTAAGTTTTCGAGCTCGTCAGTGTGAAACTATAGCTGTTCCACAAGCTACTTCATTTTCTTGGAGATTGAGTGTAAAGACATCTCCTGAAAACCAAAGATCCATTATTGTTGGATTTCAAACAAGTAAGAGTGGGGACCAAAATGGTAATccttcaatatttgatcattgcgttttgaaaaatatgtacaTTATGCTTAATCAAGAAAGATATCCTGCTGTTGATTATAATTTGTCATTCCCAAATCAGCAATTTTCAAGAGCTTATAGAGAAGCAGCTgtgtttaatgaaaaattttatgtaatgaaTGAATTGATCACACACTGCAATATAGCTCCTTCTGACTATAAAGATTTATACCCTCTTATGGTTTTTGATGTTAGCAAACAAATAGAAAGATTAAAATCATCAACAATAGATGCACAAATTAAAGCAACATTTAACTCAAATGTTCCAGCAAATACTCAGGCATAA